The proteins below are encoded in one region of Gopherus evgoodei ecotype Sinaloan lineage unplaced genomic scaffold, rGopEvg1_v1.p scaffold_38_arrow_ctg1, whole genome shotgun sequence:
- the LOC115642165 gene encoding uncharacterized protein LOC115642165, whose protein sequence is MGRLDDHAKKRIVELRKAGLSFRKIKKVLELDNIRVTPQAVYLFLKRKNVELAQSPGASHFQPAGGRGSRRMAINRAGWEDEQLWNLLQENEADQNKQAEPKGSRQPGPRTPALPGRATVSCKEPYLNDNQDCKDGIKIVSVTSLWKDSGQFGKVPTVPMGPSPAAQLSAINSDDCSGTLTSAVGNHPALLPPAMAQQQLNTRGRMFLSPARNPALIVKKKIVDRAIHLQKKVKDASTQTALLNSACSSGNQNPVLGGQMLAPSPTSYAIAEKLDAVHKQVQKLTHAMHAVLERQCRMERQQEQQQRFQQEVLMALRQLSSTVSHGTMPGNEPCVPFSSMADPSPPVPNFSQFRMELI, encoded by the exons ATGGGCCGCTTGGATGACCATGCCAAGAAGCGGATAGTGGAGCTGCGCAAAGCCGGGCTGAGTTTCCGCAAAATCAAGAAAGTCCTAGAGCTGGACAATATCCGGGTGACCCCGCAAGCTGTCTACCTGTTCCTCAAGCGTAAGAATGTGGAGCTGGCACAGTCTCCAGGAGCCTCCCATTTCCAACCAGCTGGAGGCCGGGGGAGCAGGAGAATGGCCATCAACCGGGCTGGCTGGGAGGATGAGCAGCTCTGGAACTTGCTGCAGGAAAATGAGGCTGATCAGAACAAGCAGGCAGAGCCCAAAGgcagcaggcagccaggtccCAGGACCCCAGCACTCCCCGGAAGAGCCACCGTGAGCTGCAAGGAGCCATACCTCAATGACAACCAAGACTGCAAGGATGGCATCAAAATAGTCAGCGTGACATCACTGTGGAAGGATAGTGGGCAGTTTGGGAAGGTGCCTACAGTGCCCATGGGCccatctccagcagcacagctatcCGCTATTAACA GTGACGACTGCTCTGGAACTCTGACCTCAGCTGTGGGTAACCACCCGGCTCTGCTCCCACCAGCCATGGCGCAGCAGCAGCTGAACACCAGGGGCAGGATGTTCTTGTCGCCTGCCAGGAATCCAGCCTTAATTGTGAAGAAGAAGATTGTGGACAGGGCCATCCACCTCCAGAAAAAG GTCAAAGATGCCAGCACCCAAACAGCCTTGCTTAACTCTGCATGTTCTTCAGGCAATCAGAACCCTGTGTTGGGTGGGCAGATGCTGGCCCCCTCACCTACTTCCTATGCCATTGCCGAGAAGCTGGATGCTGTACACAAACAGGTGCAGAAACTGACACATGCAATGCACGCGGTGCTAGAGAGACAGTGCCGCATGGAGcgccagcaggagcagcagcagcgttTCCAGCAAGAGGTGCTGATGGCACTTCGGCAGCTCAGCTCCACCGTGAGCCATGGGACAATGCCAGGAAACGAGCCCTGTGTCCCCTTCAGCAGCATGGCTGATCCCTCACCCCCTGTGCCAAACTTCAGCCAGTTCAGGATGGAGCTAATCTGA